From the genome of Nicotiana sylvestris chromosome 2, ASM39365v2, whole genome shotgun sequence, one region includes:
- the LOC104213232 gene encoding polypyrimidine tract-binding protein homolog 1 isoform X2, protein MSSSGQQQFRYTQTPSKVLHLRNLPWDCSDEELVELCKPFGKIVNTKCNVGANRNQAFVEFADLNQAINMVSYYASSSEPAQVRGKTVYIQYSNRNEIVNNKSPGDVPGNVLLVTIEGVEAGDVSIDVIHLVFSAFGFVQKIATFEKAAGFQALIQFSDVGTASAAREALDGRSIPKYLLPEHVNHCHLRISYSAHTDLNIKFQSHRSRDYTNPYLPVNPTAMEGLLQPVVGPDGKKKEPESNVLFASLENMQYAVTIDVLHTVFSAFGAVQKIAIFEKNGQTQALIQYPDVTTAAAAKDALEGHCIYDGGYCKLHLSYSRHTDLNIQAYSDKSRDYTVPESSLLAMQQVSAVHATPPVWHNPQSGPQSFGYAAAGAVPGQASTSQMSSWNPNLQGGGSTFPSTPTRFPGQSYASPVSAYATAVNPPGSSQQTNHIVSSDRSYSVSQPPHPSTMPPPGHAPYHG, encoded by the exons ATGTCATCATCCGGGCAACAGCAGTTCCGATACACACAGACGCCGTCGAAAGTTCTTCACCTTCGGAATTTGCCATGGGATTGCAGCGATGAAGAGCTTGTAGAGCTTTGCAAGCCCTTTGGTAAAATTGTCAACACCAAGTGCAACGTCGGGGCCAACCGCAACCAAGCCTTTGTCGAATTC GCAGACCTTAATCAGGCAATTAATATGGTTTCATATTATGCCTCGTCTTCAGAGCCTGCTCAAGTTCGTGGCAAGACTGTATACATCCAGTATTCTAACAGGAATGAGATTGTCAATAATAAGAGTCCTGGAGATGTTCCAGGAAATGTTTTGCTGGTAACTATTGAGGGTGTTGAAGCTGGTGATGTCAGCATCGATGTGATTCATTTG GTGTTTTCAGCCTTTGGTTTTGTGCAAAAGATTGCTACTTTTGAAAAGGCAGCAGGTTTTCAG GCATTGATTCAATTTAGTGATGTTGGGACAGCATCTGCTGCTAGAGAGGCACTGGATGGGAGAAGTATACCAAA GTACCTGCTTCCGGAACATGTTAATCATTGTCACTTGCGCATCTCATACTCTGCACACACGGACCTTAATATCAAATTTCAATCTCATCGGAGCAG GGACTATACAAACCCTTATCTCCCAGTAAATCCTACTGCAATGGAGGGGCTTCTTCAG CCTGTTGTAGGTCCAGATGGAAAGAAAAAGGAACCCGAGAGTAATGTGCTTTTTGCCTCTCTAGAAAATATGCAGTATGCTGTTACTATTGATGTCCTTCACACg GTATTCTCTGCATTTGGCGCTGTCCAAAAGATTGCTATATTTGAGAAGAATGGTCAAACCCAGGCATTAATTCAGTATCCTG ATGTAACAACTGCAGCTGCTGCAAAGGACGCTTTAGAGGGACACTGCATATATGATGGTGGCTATTGTAAGCTTCATCTATCATACTCTCGTCATACTGATCTGAATATACAG GCATACAGTGACAAAAGTAGAGATTACACAGTTCCAGAATCAAGTTTGCTTGCAATGCAACAAGTATCAGCAGTCCATGCCACACCACCAGTTTGGCATAACCCTCAGTCTGGTCCACAGTCATTTGGCTATGCCGCTGCTGGTGCTGTTCCTGGCCAAGCATCTACATCCCAAATGTCCTCATGGAATCCAAATTTGCAGGGTGGCGGATCAACCTTTCCGTCTACTCCTACCAGATTTCCTGGGCAATCATATGCTTCACCGGTTTCTGCTTATGCAACAGCAGTAAATCCTCCTGGATCGTCACAGCAGACCAATCACATTGTTAGTAGTGATCGATCTTATAGTGTAAGTCAGCCTCCTCATCCATCAACCATGCCACCTCCTGGTCATGCACCTTATCACGGTTAA
- the LOC104213232 gene encoding polypyrimidine tract-binding protein homolog 1 isoform X1, protein MSSSGQQQFRYTQTPSKVLHLRNLPWDCSDEELVELCKPFGKIVNTKCNVGANRNQAFVEFADLNQAINMVSYYASSSEPAQVRGKTVYIQYSNRNEIVNNKSPGDVPGNVLLVTIEGVEAGDVSIDVIHLVFSAFGFVQKIATFEKAAGFQALIQFSDVGTASAAREALDGRSIPKYLLPEHVNHCHLRISYSAHTDLNIKFQSHRSRDYTNPYLPVNPTAMEGLLQPVVGPDGKKKEPESNVLFASLENMQYAVTIDVLHTVFSAFGAVQKIAIFEKNGQTQALIQYPDVTTAAAAKDALEGHCIYDGGYCKLHLSYSRHTDLNIQQAYSDKSRDYTVPESSLLAMQQVSAVHATPPVWHNPQSGPQSFGYAAAGAVPGQASTSQMSSWNPNLQGGGSTFPSTPTRFPGQSYASPVSAYATAVNPPGSSQQTNHIVSSDRSYSVSQPPHPSTMPPPGHAPYHG, encoded by the exons ATGTCATCATCCGGGCAACAGCAGTTCCGATACACACAGACGCCGTCGAAAGTTCTTCACCTTCGGAATTTGCCATGGGATTGCAGCGATGAAGAGCTTGTAGAGCTTTGCAAGCCCTTTGGTAAAATTGTCAACACCAAGTGCAACGTCGGGGCCAACCGCAACCAAGCCTTTGTCGAATTC GCAGACCTTAATCAGGCAATTAATATGGTTTCATATTATGCCTCGTCTTCAGAGCCTGCTCAAGTTCGTGGCAAGACTGTATACATCCAGTATTCTAACAGGAATGAGATTGTCAATAATAAGAGTCCTGGAGATGTTCCAGGAAATGTTTTGCTGGTAACTATTGAGGGTGTTGAAGCTGGTGATGTCAGCATCGATGTGATTCATTTG GTGTTTTCAGCCTTTGGTTTTGTGCAAAAGATTGCTACTTTTGAAAAGGCAGCAGGTTTTCAG GCATTGATTCAATTTAGTGATGTTGGGACAGCATCTGCTGCTAGAGAGGCACTGGATGGGAGAAGTATACCAAA GTACCTGCTTCCGGAACATGTTAATCATTGTCACTTGCGCATCTCATACTCTGCACACACGGACCTTAATATCAAATTTCAATCTCATCGGAGCAG GGACTATACAAACCCTTATCTCCCAGTAAATCCTACTGCAATGGAGGGGCTTCTTCAG CCTGTTGTAGGTCCAGATGGAAAGAAAAAGGAACCCGAGAGTAATGTGCTTTTTGCCTCTCTAGAAAATATGCAGTATGCTGTTACTATTGATGTCCTTCACACg GTATTCTCTGCATTTGGCGCTGTCCAAAAGATTGCTATATTTGAGAAGAATGGTCAAACCCAGGCATTAATTCAGTATCCTG ATGTAACAACTGCAGCTGCTGCAAAGGACGCTTTAGAGGGACACTGCATATATGATGGTGGCTATTGTAAGCTTCATCTATCATACTCTCGTCATACTGATCTGAATATACAG CAGGCATACAGTGACAAAAGTAGAGATTACACAGTTCCAGAATCAAGTTTGCTTGCAATGCAACAAGTATCAGCAGTCCATGCCACACCACCAGTTTGGCATAACCCTCAGTCTGGTCCACAGTCATTTGGCTATGCCGCTGCTGGTGCTGTTCCTGGCCAAGCATCTACATCCCAAATGTCCTCATGGAATCCAAATTTGCAGGGTGGCGGATCAACCTTTCCGTCTACTCCTACCAGATTTCCTGGGCAATCATATGCTTCACCGGTTTCTGCTTATGCAACAGCAGTAAATCCTCCTGGATCGTCACAGCAGACCAATCACATTGTTAGTAGTGATCGATCTTATAGTGTAAGTCAGCCTCCTCATCCATCAACCATGCCACCTCCTGGTCATGCACCTTATCACGGTTAA
- the LOC104213232 gene encoding polypyrimidine tract-binding protein homolog 1 isoform X4, with protein sequence MSSSGQQQFRYTQTPSKVLHLRNLPWDCSDEELVELCKPFGKIVNTKCNVGANRNQAFVEFADLNQAINMVSYYASSSEPAQVRGKTVYIQYSNRNEIVNNKSPGDVPGNVLLVTIEGVEAGDVSIDVIHLVFSAFGFVQKIATFEKAAGFQALIQFSDVGTASAAREALDGRSIPKYLLPEHVNHCHLRISYSAHTDLNIKFQSHRSRDYTNPYLPVNPTAMEGLLQPVVGPDGKKKEPESNVLFASLENMQYAVTIDVLHTVFSAFGAVQKIAIFEKNGQTQALIQYPDVTTAAAAKDALEGHCIYDGGYCIQ encoded by the exons ATGTCATCATCCGGGCAACAGCAGTTCCGATACACACAGACGCCGTCGAAAGTTCTTCACCTTCGGAATTTGCCATGGGATTGCAGCGATGAAGAGCTTGTAGAGCTTTGCAAGCCCTTTGGTAAAATTGTCAACACCAAGTGCAACGTCGGGGCCAACCGCAACCAAGCCTTTGTCGAATTC GCAGACCTTAATCAGGCAATTAATATGGTTTCATATTATGCCTCGTCTTCAGAGCCTGCTCAAGTTCGTGGCAAGACTGTATACATCCAGTATTCTAACAGGAATGAGATTGTCAATAATAAGAGTCCTGGAGATGTTCCAGGAAATGTTTTGCTGGTAACTATTGAGGGTGTTGAAGCTGGTGATGTCAGCATCGATGTGATTCATTTG GTGTTTTCAGCCTTTGGTTTTGTGCAAAAGATTGCTACTTTTGAAAAGGCAGCAGGTTTTCAG GCATTGATTCAATTTAGTGATGTTGGGACAGCATCTGCTGCTAGAGAGGCACTGGATGGGAGAAGTATACCAAA GTACCTGCTTCCGGAACATGTTAATCATTGTCACTTGCGCATCTCATACTCTGCACACACGGACCTTAATATCAAATTTCAATCTCATCGGAGCAG GGACTATACAAACCCTTATCTCCCAGTAAATCCTACTGCAATGGAGGGGCTTCTTCAG CCTGTTGTAGGTCCAGATGGAAAGAAAAAGGAACCCGAGAGTAATGTGCTTTTTGCCTCTCTAGAAAATATGCAGTATGCTGTTACTATTGATGTCCTTCACACg GTATTCTCTGCATTTGGCGCTGTCCAAAAGATTGCTATATTTGAGAAGAATGGTCAAACCCAGGCATTAATTCAGTATCCTG ATGTAACAACTGCAGCTGCTGCAAAGGACGCTTTAGAGGGACACTGCATATATGATGGTGGCTATT GCATACAGTGA
- the LOC104213232 gene encoding polypyrimidine tract-binding protein homolog 1 isoform X3, with product MSSSGQQQFRYTQTPSKVLHLRNLPWDCSDEELVELCKPFGKIVNTKCNVGANRNQAFVEFADLNQAINMVSYYASSSEPAQVRGKTVYIQYSNRNEIVNNKSPGDVPGNVLLVTIEGVEAGDVSIDVIHLVFSAFGFVQKIATFEKAAGFQALIQFSDVGTASAAREALDGRSIPKYLLPEHVNHCHLRISYSAHTDLNIKFQSHRSRDYTNPYLPVNPTAMEGLLQPVVGPDGKKKEPESNVLFASLENMQYAVTIDVLHTVFSAFGAVQKIAIFEKNGQTQALIQYPDVTTAAAAKDALEGHCIYDGGYSGIQ from the exons ATGTCATCATCCGGGCAACAGCAGTTCCGATACACACAGACGCCGTCGAAAGTTCTTCACCTTCGGAATTTGCCATGGGATTGCAGCGATGAAGAGCTTGTAGAGCTTTGCAAGCCCTTTGGTAAAATTGTCAACACCAAGTGCAACGTCGGGGCCAACCGCAACCAAGCCTTTGTCGAATTC GCAGACCTTAATCAGGCAATTAATATGGTTTCATATTATGCCTCGTCTTCAGAGCCTGCTCAAGTTCGTGGCAAGACTGTATACATCCAGTATTCTAACAGGAATGAGATTGTCAATAATAAGAGTCCTGGAGATGTTCCAGGAAATGTTTTGCTGGTAACTATTGAGGGTGTTGAAGCTGGTGATGTCAGCATCGATGTGATTCATTTG GTGTTTTCAGCCTTTGGTTTTGTGCAAAAGATTGCTACTTTTGAAAAGGCAGCAGGTTTTCAG GCATTGATTCAATTTAGTGATGTTGGGACAGCATCTGCTGCTAGAGAGGCACTGGATGGGAGAAGTATACCAAA GTACCTGCTTCCGGAACATGTTAATCATTGTCACTTGCGCATCTCATACTCTGCACACACGGACCTTAATATCAAATTTCAATCTCATCGGAGCAG GGACTATACAAACCCTTATCTCCCAGTAAATCCTACTGCAATGGAGGGGCTTCTTCAG CCTGTTGTAGGTCCAGATGGAAAGAAAAAGGAACCCGAGAGTAATGTGCTTTTTGCCTCTCTAGAAAATATGCAGTATGCTGTTACTATTGATGTCCTTCACACg GTATTCTCTGCATTTGGCGCTGTCCAAAAGATTGCTATATTTGAGAAGAATGGTCAAACCCAGGCATTAATTCAGTATCCTG ATGTAACAACTGCAGCTGCTGCAAAGGACGCTTTAGAGGGACACTGCATATATGATGGTGGCTATT CAGGCATACAGTGA
- the LOC138882330 gene encoding uncharacterized protein: MVQQLTLRLFHTESHVEFILTLIYAKCDTIERIELWDSLYAMARDMDAPWLVGSDFNIIWDEEEKFGGLLVSLNEIDDFLHCVNTCNLFDLGFKGNIFTWWNGKAEEDCIFKRLDICLANVEFQQTFPGIKVQHLSKTGSDHSPMYLKCDIETPPIKKPFKFLNFWVEHATLKMW, translated from the coding sequence ATGGTGCAACAATTAACACTACGATTGTTTCATACTGAATCGCATGTGGAGTTTATCCTAACATTGATATATGCTAAATGTGATACAATTGAGAGGATAGAATTATGGGATTCATTATATGCAATGGCAAGGGATATGGATGCACCATGGCTTGTAGGAAGTGATTTCAATATAATATGGGACGAAGAAGAGAAGTTTGGTGGGTTACTAGTGTCACtgaatgaaattgatgattttctaCACTGCGTCAACACTTGCAATCTCTTCGACCTTGGATTTAAAGGCAAcatatttacatggtggaatgggaAAGCAGAGGAAGACTGTATATTCAAAAGGCTAGACATATGCTTGGCCAATGTTGAGTTCCAACAAACATTTCCAGGAATAAAGGTACAACATTTGTCAAAGACTGGTTCTGATCATAGTCCAATGTATCTGAAGTGTGATATTGAGACTCCACCAATAAAAAAGCCTTTTAAGTTCTTGAATTTTTGGGTGGAACATGCGACTTTAAAGATGTGGTGA
- the LOC104213233 gene encoding LOW QUALITY PROTEIN: kinesin-like protein KIN-5B (The sequence of the model RefSeq protein was modified relative to this genomic sequence to represent the inferred CDS: substituted 2 bases at 2 genomic stop codons): protein YDQAISPIVKEVLDGFNCTVFAYGQTGTGKTYTMEGGMRNKAGELPAEAGIIPRAVRXIFDTLEGXNAYYSTKVTFWELYNEEITDLLASEEPSKSLEERQKKHVSLMEDGKGCVVVRGLEEEAVYSANDIYNLLEREAARRRTADTLLNKCSSRSHSVFSITIHVKEMTVGDEELIKCGKLNLVDLVGSENISRSGAREARAREAGEINKSLLTFGRVITALLACFCQLQYTPDSLQICQFAFSHVHIVVVQLCTVSANML, encoded by the exons TATGATCAAGCCATTTCGCCCATTGTTAAGGAAGTTCTTGACGGATTTAATTGCACTGTATTTGCATATGGGCAAACTGGTACAGGTAAAACATACACAATGGAAGGAGGAATGAGGAATAAG GCTGGTGAATTACCAGCTGAAGCAGGTATTATTCCAAGGGCAGTTCGCTAAATTTTTGATACGCTTGAAGGTTAAAATGCATATTATAGCACGAAAGTGACTTTTTGGGAACTATACAACGAAGAAATCACTGACTTGCTAGCTTCAGAAGAGCCTTCAAAGTCTTTAGAAGAGAGACAAAAGAAGCATGTATCTCTCATGGAGGATGGAAAAGGTTGTGTTGTAGTGAGGGGTCTTGAGGAAGAAGCTGTGTACAGTGCAAACGACATTTATAACCTCCTGGAGCGAGAAGCAGCCAGGAGGCGCACAGCAGACACTCTATTGAACAAATGCAGCAG TCGTTCTCACTCTGTTTTTAGCATAACTATTCATGTCAAAGAAATGACTGTTGGAGATGAGGAGCTCATTAAGTGTGGCAAGCTCAATCTTGTTGATTTAGTAGGATCAGAAAATATTTCTCGATCAGGTGCACGAGAG GCTCGTGCAAGAGAAGCGGGAGAAATCAATAAGAGTTTGCTTACTTTTGGTCGTGTTATAACAGCTTTG TTGGCCTGCTTTTGCCAACTACAGTATACGCCAGATTCATTGCAAATTTGCCAGTTT GCTTTCAGCCATGTGCACATTGTGGTTGTGCAGTTGTGCACTGTTAGTGCTAATATGTTATAG